The sequence GCTGACCTTGGTGCGCTTGAAGTCTACGGCCCAACCGCCCGCCAGTTCCTGCACCGAAAGGACTTGGCCCGCGATGTCGCCGCGCGTTTCGAAGCAACCCGCGCGTTCGGGTAAAGAGCTTTAATGGGTGCTACAGAGAACCACGTCAGTGTTCTGAGCCGCGCACTTTGCGGCCAGTTCATTTGAAATGACATCGGTATATAGGCGGTCGAATGCCTCTGGGCCGGCAATTCGGACCGGCGCGTGGCGCTGGTATTTGGATTGGTCAGCCAGAAGCCAGACCTCGCTTGCTCGCGCCACAGCGGTTTGGCTGACGGTTATTTCGTCAATGTCGAAGTCAAAGGCTTCCGCGTCTTCCGACAGGGCGGAACACCCAAGCACAGCATAGTCAAAGGCAAATCCGCTCACCATTTGCGCGGCAACGGGCCCGACAAGACCACCGTCTTCTGCGCGGGGACGTCCTCCGGTCAAAAGAACTTCGCATCGCTCATTCGCGGAGAGAATTCGCGCAACATTCAGGTTATTGGTGACGACCAAAAGCCCGTCATGGCCAAGGAGTGCTTGAGCCAACGCTTCTGTTGACGTGCCGATGTTCACAAAAACGGCAGACCCGTTCGGGATCGATTTGGCCGCTTGGGCCGCCATGGCATCTTTGGCTTCGGCATTTACGCGCCGCCGCTCCTCGTAGGCGATGTTGCGAACGCCAGAAGGGAGCATAGCTCCGCCGTGAACCCTCTCAAGCAGTCCTGCGTTGGCCAGTTGTGTCAGGTCTCTTCTGATGGTTTGCACTGTGACGTCGAAATGCGCGGCAAGCGCTTCGACGGTGACTTTGCCCTGAGTTCGGGCGATTTCGAGAATATCGCGTTCGCGAAAAGAGCTGTGCATATGCCTGTCCTATGTGGGTGCCGAAACTTTGCGCGGGACCGTCCGGTTTGCAAGCTAAATGAAGTTTCAATGCGCCGCTGCGCCAATCAAAAAAAGGCCAGACGGGAGAGCGTCTGGCCTTTTGGAGTGCAAGTGGAACTGATTAACGAGCTGGGCCGCTTCCGATTGGAATGTTGATATCGAATGACAGCCCCCAAGCTTCAAAGTCACTGCGACCGATGCCGTCATAAGTTCCGCTAAAGTTGAACGTCGCTCCACCGGCCGTGGTGAAGTTCACGCCCGCCTTGAGACGACCGCGCCACCCTTGGGTTTGAGGCGCATTCGGGTTGGTTACTGTGGTGCCCCATGTGTCGCCAAAGTTATAGATGGCGTCCAACGCGAACACCGGTTGATAAGCAAGACCACCGCTGGCAGCAAAATTGCCTTTGATGGTCGGCCCGAAACTGAACTGTCCTAGCGCAACAGTTTGGCTCGGGATCACAACTCCGACGCTGTCTGTATAGGAGCGCTGCATTTCCTGGAAATACGCCAAAGACGCGTTGGGCTGAATTGTCCAGTTTCCTCGGTCAAAATCGCCGGTGATCTGAGCGCGTGCCAGCCAGCGCTCACCGTCAAAATCATCGGCGTAGGTGCCAAATGGCGAGACAGTGTTCCGGGACTGGCCGTATGCAACGCGGCCATCGAAATAGAGCGTTTCCGACAGGCGCTTGGTGAGATATGGGCCAACCAGCCAGCCGGTGCCCTTGGTCGACGAATTGGCCGAGGAGTCAGTATTGTCCATATCATCGATCTGCAGCATGGCACCGACCAAAGTGTTGCGGTCTAGAACGTAATCCGCGCCTAGCGAGAGCATACCAAAGTGGCCGGAAGAGGCTGTGCCGCCTTCGAACCTTTGCCAGATACCCTCGGCCCAAATATCCCACCTGCGGTTTTCGATCCACGTGCCGCCACCAGCATCCCCGCCAAAGACAAGCCCAGCTTGTGACACGGAGTTCTCGATTGCAGCCAGGGAGGTGGCAAAGCTGTAGTTGCCGCTTCCGATTGTGGTCAGATCGAATTCAAACGGGTTGAGCGCCTTTAGGTCGCCGTCATTAAAGGAGGCACGAGTTGCCGTATCATAGTCTTTGTTCAGGCGTCCGATGCGGCGCCCGTTTGACGGTTCGTTTGCAAGGATCAGATCTGCGCGACGGGACAGGAACTCGTTGATCGTGTCCACAGTTTTCTGCCGTGTGTTGATCGAAACAAAAGTACAGACCAAGTTCTCGCGGACACCAAGTTCGATGTTTATGACCCCTGTTTCCGCATCGGTGCCGCTGTCGTCATCGCTGCAAACGAGAGAGGTGTTGCCGCTGCCGGAGGGGCGTTGTTGCGCAATCTGGTAAGACCCCGCAGGGATTGTGTAGGGGCCAAACTGACCCGTGCCGGCTGTTGTCGCGATGGAGAAGTTCAGACCGCGTGTCGCGGATGTGTAACGGAACGTGTCGTCCACATCAGCGTTCTGTACGATTGTGATGGTTCCGGTCGTGGCTTCCAGTACGGTCAGAGTGACGGAGCCGGTTGCCTCGCGGCCGGCCCACCCCGAAAGAGTGCCGGCCGAAGCGTCAATCACACTGATGGTGCTCGAGGTTACGTCCACTGTGACCTCGCAGCTTGAGAGGGCTGCGAGTGAGCCGCCGGAAGTTGCAATAGACGTACCGCCTGCCGTTGCGGTGGTGCTGATGCCGGTACAGGTCGACGTCACATTGGGATCCGGAGCGATTTGGAGGCCAGCCGGAAAGGCGTAGTCAAAGGTCAACGGAGAGAAGCCGATAAATGCGCCGGAGTTGTCGATGTTGAGCGTCAGTGTCGAGATTTCGAACTGTTCGATTGTTGTTGGCGCAAATGCGTAAGAAATCTCAGGGGTTGGAGCAGTGGTTACGGTCAGCGCTGCGTTTGCTGGCCCGCTGTTTCCAAGCGAGGAAGTCAGGTCACCTGTGTTGAATGCATGGCTTGCGATGGTCGTGGACGTCACGTCCACCGACACCTCGCACGATGTGTTCGCCGCGACTGAGCCTCCGGAAAGAGACAAGGTGCTACCAGACGCCGTCGCAGTTCCGGTACATGTGTTGGACAGGTTCGGCGACGCCGCGAAACTGATACCCGCAGGCAAAGTTCCCGAGACCGCAGCGGCAGTCGCGTCAACGAAGCGGCCAACATTGTCGAGCGTCAGCGTCAGTGTCGTGGTGCCGCCTTGGCCGATTGAAGCCGGATCGAAGGCAGCTGTGAATGCCAGAACCGGAGCGGCCGTGACCGACAGAACGTCGGTGGCAGTTCCGCTGTTACCGATCGATGTGGTCAAAGCTTCGGTTGTGTTGGTCAGGTTCCCGGACGCTGTCGCGGTGATGACAACGCTAACTTCACAGGAACTGCCGGCTGGGATCGTGCCCCCGGAATAGGTTACAGTTGATGCGCCACCCGTTGCGGTCAAGGTACCGCCGATACAGGTTGTCGATGCCGACGGAGTGGCCGCCACTTGCATGCCCGCCGGGAAGTTGTCGGTTATGGACACCGCTGTCGCATCAATAAAGTTTGCACCGTTGTCGAATGTGAGGGTCATCACGGTGCTGTCGCCCTGCGCGATGTTGTCCGGAGCAAACACCTTGGTGAAGGCAGGAGGCGTGGCGCCATTGATTGACAGGTTCGCTGACGCTGTGCCGGAGTCACCGAGACTAGAGGTCAGGTTGCCGGTCGTGTTGGTCACGTTGTTGGACCCCGCCGCCAGGATATCCACCGAAATTGTGCAGACAGCGCCAGCGCCAACTGTACCTCCCGAATAGGAGATGGTGTCGCTGCCGGTCGCCGCCGTCAGCGTGCCGCCGGTACAAGTAGTTGACGCGTTCGCGCTGTCGGTTGCCACGGTAATGCCTTCGGGAAGCGAGTCGGTGAAATCGAGCGAAGTTGCATCAACAAGGCTTGCCGAGTTGTCGATCGTAAAAGTCAGGGTCGTTTCGACGCCTTGATCCACCGTGTTGGGGCTAAAGACCTTGGAGAATGCCGGTGCTGGTGCTGCGCTGATCGACAGGCTTGCGCTGGCAACGCCGGAGTTGCCGATGTCGGTAGAGAGGTTAGATGTGGTGTTCGTAACCGAGGTGCCACCGGCGGCCAAAATATCGACGCTCAGTGTACAGGTCGCACCTGCGGGAACGCTGCC is a genomic window of Shimia isoporae containing:
- a CDS encoding DeoR/GlpR family DNA-binding transcription regulator, yielding MHSSFRERDILEIARTQGKVTVEALAAHFDVTVQTIRRDLTQLANAGLLERVHGGAMLPSGVRNIAYEERRRVNAEAKDAMAAQAAKSIPNGSAVFVNIGTSTEALAQALLGHDGLLVVTNNLNVARILSANERCEVLLTGGRPRAEDGGLVGPVAAQMVSGFAFDYAVLGCSALSEDAEAFDFDIDEITVSQTAVARASEVWLLADQSKYQRHAPVRIAGPEAFDRLYTDVISNELAAKCAAQNTDVVLCSTH